Proteins from a genomic interval of Gemmatimonadaceae bacterium:
- a CDS encoding EAL domain-containing protein: protein MSVSVGANAARSGAHPTSNAATAPQGVRAVTAPHGQPAFQSVVFGRAWDATLLGGLGVYTLALCVWLVVSARGDAAPARGPAFASAVLSLCAAALAIRASRENRLDRGSRHCWRVIALAVVVNAIGSLTISAGGSWLAPSDARTVSAYAGLTAQMMLLVALLQKPSAPQSSLDQATLWLDAATVTVGGLLVVWYDLHVLSGDRTPSSLGAFILSHLVVVVDLVLLMVTSVLWRRTAFAHRAYVLLLLAAALLVGALSHTAAVVVLTRDVPAPVWLTAIAPISTLLFAIAAWLKSATAGALAVRTAAHSARAQLSASIIPYVAALPGFALLLKASHEQALQPVGGLVIGAVAIAILAFARQVASAREAVRALTESAAKHNEARFQALVQHSSDVITILDARGYIRYVSPSVATVLGHDSSRLVGTRLADLLHPEDVEGATMFLADLARSAGPRATPSHLPGSFKREWRIAHANGDWMSVDNVGTNLLREPVVQGLVLNTRDVTEQSVIKQQYMHQAFHDPLTDLANRSLFLYQVGHALARATRQQHAVTVLFLDLDNFKTVNDSLGHAAGDRLLVEAARRLSSCVRDSDLIARLGGDEFAMLIEDGDGDDDVLGIAERIADALSRPFKLSGKEVFVGASIGIARTSRGETTDDLVRNADVAMYVAKTRGKGGYVLFEPEMHAAAMDRLVVEADLRAAIDREEFLLEYQPIVLLATGEIIGAEALVRWACRERGTVPPGLFIPIAEETGLIVPIGRWVLRRACRMARQWEQERGHPMRITVNLSGRQLQDPGIVDDVRAALRDSGLDPKHLVLELTESMLMQNTDLSMARLTALKGLGVSLAIDDFGTGYSSLSYLQRYPIDILKIDKAFVDVIDKGGEGPVLASAIVALGETLRMSTVAEGIETEAQRGKLLQLGCELGQGYLFAPPLEATEFYRLLLVRGARSYSPLRRHREMGAHAA from the coding sequence ATGTCCGTTTCCGTTGGCGCGAATGCCGCGCGTTCGGGCGCCCACCCGACGTCGAACGCCGCTACCGCTCCGCAAGGGGTGCGAGCGGTCACGGCACCCCATGGCCAACCGGCATTCCAGTCGGTGGTGTTTGGTCGCGCGTGGGATGCGACGCTGTTGGGCGGACTCGGCGTGTATACGCTGGCGCTGTGCGTGTGGCTGGTGGTGAGTGCGCGTGGCGACGCGGCACCCGCCCGGGGGCCGGCGTTTGCCTCCGCCGTACTGTCATTGTGCGCGGCGGCACTGGCCATCCGCGCATCGCGCGAGAATCGCCTCGACCGGGGGAGCCGCCACTGTTGGCGCGTCATCGCCCTCGCCGTCGTCGTCAATGCCATCGGCAGCCTGACAATCTCAGCCGGCGGCTCGTGGCTGGCCCCATCTGATGCCCGCACCGTGTCGGCGTATGCGGGACTCACCGCGCAGATGATGCTGTTGGTGGCGCTCCTGCAGAAGCCAAGCGCGCCGCAATCATCGCTGGACCAGGCGACCCTGTGGTTGGACGCGGCTACTGTCACGGTTGGCGGACTCCTGGTTGTGTGGTACGACCTGCACGTGCTCTCCGGTGATCGGACTCCGTCGTCGCTCGGTGCGTTCATTCTTTCGCATCTGGTTGTCGTCGTGGACCTTGTGCTGTTGATGGTCACCTCGGTGCTGTGGCGACGCACGGCCTTCGCGCATCGGGCCTATGTGTTGCTCCTGCTGGCGGCGGCGTTGCTGGTGGGTGCGCTGTCCCACACGGCGGCTGTCGTTGTCCTTACGCGCGATGTCCCCGCGCCGGTGTGGCTCACCGCCATCGCGCCCATCAGCACGCTGCTCTTCGCGATTGCGGCCTGGTTGAAGTCGGCGACCGCCGGGGCGTTGGCGGTGCGCACGGCCGCGCACTCGGCGCGCGCGCAACTGAGCGCGAGCATCATCCCGTACGTGGCCGCACTTCCCGGCTTTGCGTTGCTGCTCAAGGCGTCGCATGAGCAGGCGCTGCAACCGGTTGGTGGCTTGGTGATCGGCGCGGTGGCCATCGCGATTCTCGCGTTTGCGCGTCAGGTTGCCTCAGCGCGCGAGGCCGTTCGCGCGCTGACGGAATCGGCGGCCAAGCACAACGAGGCGCGCTTTCAGGCACTCGTCCAGCACTCGAGTGACGTGATCACGATTCTCGACGCGCGCGGATACATCCGCTATGTGAGTCCGTCGGTGGCGACCGTGCTGGGGCATGACTCGTCCCGCCTGGTGGGGACTCGTCTGGCCGACCTGCTGCACCCGGAGGATGTTGAGGGGGCGACGATGTTCCTCGCCGATCTCGCACGATCGGCGGGGCCGCGCGCCACGCCCAGTCACCTGCCCGGCTCGTTCAAGCGCGAATGGCGGATTGCCCATGCCAACGGCGACTGGATGTCGGTGGACAACGTGGGGACCAATCTGCTCCGCGAGCCGGTGGTGCAGGGGTTGGTGCTCAATACCCGCGATGTCACGGAGCAGAGCGTTATCAAACAGCAGTACATGCACCAGGCGTTTCACGATCCGCTTACCGACTTGGCGAATCGCTCGCTGTTTCTCTATCAGGTGGGTCATGCGTTGGCCCGCGCTACTCGGCAGCAGCATGCCGTCACCGTGCTCTTCCTGGATCTCGACAATTTCAAGACCGTCAACGACTCGCTCGGGCATGCGGCCGGCGATCGGTTACTGGTGGAAGCGGCCCGGCGCTTGTCGTCCTGCGTCCGGGATAGTGACCTGATTGCGCGTTTGGGCGGGGACGAATTTGCGATGCTCATTGAGGATGGTGACGGGGACGATGACGTGCTTGGCATCGCCGAGCGCATCGCCGACGCGCTCTCGAGGCCCTTCAAGTTGAGCGGCAAGGAAGTGTTTGTCGGCGCCAGCATCGGCATTGCCCGCACGTCGCGTGGCGAGACCACTGACGATCTGGTGCGAAACGCCGATGTGGCGATGTACGTGGCCAAGACGCGCGGCAAGGGTGGCTATGTCCTGTTCGAGCCGGAAATGCACGCGGCGGCGATGGATCGCTTGGTGGTGGAAGCCGACCTGCGTGCGGCGATCGACCGCGAGGAGTTCCTGCTGGAGTATCAGCCGATCGTGCTGCTGGCCACCGGTGAGATCATCGGCGCCGAGGCGCTGGTGCGATGGGCGTGTCGCGAGCGCGGAACCGTGCCCCCGGGGTTGTTCATTCCGATTGCCGAGGAGACCGGTCTGATTGTCCCGATCGGGCGCTGGGTGTTGCGGCGCGCGTGTCGAATGGCCAGGCAGTGGGAGCAGGAACGCGGTCATCCCATGCGCATCACCGTCAACCTGTCCGGCCGCCAGTTGCAGGATCCGGGCATTGTGGACGATGTGCGTGCCGCCCTGCGCGACTCCGGGCTCGATCCCAAGCATCTGGTGCTCGAACTGACCGAGAGCATGCTGATGCAGAATACCGACCTTTCCATGGCGCGCCTTACCGCGCTCAAGGGCCTGGGCGTGTCCCTGGCTATCGACGACTTCGGGACCGGTTATTCTTCCCTGAGCTATCTGCAGCGCTATCCGATCGACATCCTGAAGATCGACAAGGCGTTCGTGGATGTCATCGATAAGGGAGGCGAGGGTCCAGTGCTGGCCAGTGCGATTGTGGCGCTCGGAGAAACGCTGCGGATGAGTACCGTGGCGGAGGGGATCGAGACGGAGGCGCAGCGCGGCAAGCTATTACAGCTGGGCTGCGAACTGGGACAGGGGTACCTGTTCGCGCCGCCGCTCGAGGCGACAGAGTTCTATCGCCTGCTCCTCGTCCGTGGCGCACGCTCGTATTCGCCGCTACGACGGCATCGCGAAATGGGTGCCCACGCCGCGTAA
- a CDS encoding class I SAM-dependent RNA methyltransferase: MAHARIRRYDGIAKWVPTPRNTSRSALHPAPAQVMTPRTFDAFAIAAPGLAPLLADELRALDVVIGEVSAAGVVFPATIASLLHVNLWSRLATRVIVRVAEFTARDFATLEKQSKRVPWSTLIAPGAAVRFRVTCRKSRLYHSDAVAERVARAVAGAVPSASVLAREIGDEVQDDAVDVDLSARVSSDAESSQLIVVRFEHDRCTISLDSSGDLLHRRGWRQAVAKAPLRETLAAAMLAACDWHGDVPLIDPFCGSGTIGIEGALRARNMAPGLTRRFALEGWPGVSASWVAAQRDAARMLARPTAGVPIRMSDRDAGACAAARANAERAGVAADVEITQCAISAVDLSALGPRGLVLTNPPYGLRVSEGADLRALYARLGDIVRTGGPDWRLGLLVPDRHLAAQTRLQFESLLRTSNGGIGVSVERSKGKPARRQGAARAGGCGVRRGRVGSREPPAPL, encoded by the coding sequence GTGGCGCACGCTCGTATTCGCCGCTACGACGGCATCGCGAAATGGGTGCCCACGCCGCGTAATACTTCGCGTAGCGCCCTGCATCCGGCGCCGGCCCAGGTGATGACGCCCCGGACGTTCGACGCCTTTGCCATCGCTGCCCCCGGGCTGGCGCCCCTGCTGGCTGATGAACTCCGCGCGCTTGATGTGGTGATCGGTGAGGTGAGTGCGGCGGGCGTGGTGTTTCCCGCGACGATTGCCTCGTTGCTGCATGTGAACCTGTGGTCGCGGCTCGCCACGCGGGTGATCGTGCGTGTGGCCGAGTTCACGGCCCGCGACTTCGCCACACTGGAAAAGCAGTCAAAACGGGTGCCGTGGTCGACATTGATTGCGCCCGGCGCCGCTGTGCGCTTCCGCGTGACGTGCCGGAAATCCCGACTCTATCATTCCGACGCCGTGGCAGAGCGTGTCGCGCGGGCAGTGGCTGGCGCGGTGCCGTCAGCGTCGGTGCTGGCCCGTGAAATCGGTGACGAAGTGCAGGACGACGCCGTGGACGTTGACCTGTCCGCGCGGGTCTCGAGCGACGCTGAGTCGTCGCAATTGATTGTGGTGCGGTTCGAGCATGACCGTTGCACGATCAGTCTGGACAGTTCCGGCGACTTGCTGCATCGACGCGGATGGCGACAGGCCGTGGCGAAGGCGCCGTTGCGGGAGACGTTGGCGGCAGCCATGCTGGCCGCGTGCGACTGGCACGGTGATGTGCCGTTGATCGATCCGTTTTGCGGCTCGGGCACCATTGGCATCGAAGGCGCGCTGCGGGCGCGCAACATGGCTCCCGGATTGACTCGACGATTTGCGCTGGAGGGCTGGCCCGGCGTGAGCGCATCATGGGTGGCGGCACAACGCGACGCGGCGCGGATGCTCGCGCGACCCACGGCGGGGGTGCCCATTCGAATGAGTGATCGCGATGCCGGTGCCTGCGCCGCAGCGCGTGCGAATGCCGAGCGGGCCGGCGTGGCGGCCGATGTCGAGATCACGCAGTGTGCGATTTCGGCCGTCGATCTCTCGGCGCTTGGTCCGCGCGGACTCGTGCTTACGAATCCGCCCTACGGACTGCGCGTCAGCGAAGGGGCCGATCTGCGCGCGCTCTACGCGCGACTGGGTGACATCGTGCGCACCGGAGGACCGGACTGGCGCCTTGGGCTGTTGGTGCCTGATCGCCACCTCGCGGCACAGACCCGACTGCAGTTTGAGTCGCTCCTCCGAACGTCCAACGGCGGGATCGGGGTGTCGGTGGAACGATCAAAGGGCAAACCCGCGCGACGCCAGGGTGCCGCCCGGGCGGGGGGCTGCGGCGTCAGGCGCGGAAGAGTGGGGAGTCGCGAACCACCCGCGCCACTCTGA
- a CDS encoding ATP-binding protein, translated as METLRQSNDADRITRVVLTGSESVGKTTLAGQLAEHYGALAVPEFVREYAATKGAPLDFRDHGPIAKGQMALEDEYLARALARGDARLIHDTDLVSTVVYCHHYFGRCPQFIEDAALARRPAHYLLLDIDAPWVADGVRDRGDRRTELHALFEIPRPPPERHSRSSVATGSHVSIAPLNCVDRFRVARVVRDSPLFRA; from the coding sequence ATGGAAACGCTCCGCCAATCGAACGACGCTGATCGCATCACCCGCGTCGTCCTGACCGGATCGGAGTCGGTCGGGAAGACGACGCTCGCCGGACAGCTGGCCGAACACTATGGGGCACTGGCGGTTCCGGAATTCGTTCGCGAGTACGCCGCAACGAAGGGAGCGCCATTGGACTTCCGCGACCACGGGCCCATCGCGAAAGGGCAGATGGCGCTGGAGGACGAGTACCTGGCGCGCGCGCTTGCCCGAGGAGACGCCCGCCTGATCCACGACACCGATCTCGTCAGCACCGTCGTGTATTGCCACCACTACTTTGGACGCTGTCCCCAGTTCATCGAAGACGCCGCCCTGGCCCGCCGTCCGGCGCACTACTTGCTGCTGGATATCGACGCGCCCTGGGTTGCCGATGGCGTGCGCGACCGAGGCGACCGTCGCACCGAACTGCACGCGTTGTTCGAAATCCCTCGCCCGCCCCCTGAGCGCCATTCACGATCGTCCGTGGCGACTGGATCTCACGTTTCCATCGCGCCGTTGAATTGCGTCGATCGATTCAGAGTGGCGCGGGTGGTTCGCGACTCCCCACTCTTCCGCGCCTGA